ACTTAAGGCTCGTCGAGAGACAAATACGATGCCGCAATGGGCGGGAAGCTGCTGGTACTACCTGCGCTTTATCGATCCACATAATGATAAGGAATTGTGCTCCCCAGAGAAGCAGCAGGAGTGGCTTCCGGTCGACCTGTATATCGGTGGTGCGGAGCATGCGGTATTGCATCTGCTCTATGCGCGTTTCTGGCATAAGGTGCTTTATGATCTTGGCGTGGTATCCACGAAAGAGCCGTTCCATAAGCTCGTTAACCAAGGGATGATTCTGGGCACGAATAATGAGAAGATGAGTAAATCTCGCGGAAACGTTATTAACCCGGATGAAATCGTGAACAATTATGGTGCGGATACGCTCCGTATGTATGAAATGTTCATGGGGCCACTTGAAGCAACCAAGCCATGGAGCGAGAACGGGGTTGAAGGAGCTCACCGGTTCTTGTCCCGGATTTGGCGTCTGTTCGTTACTGAGGATGGAAGCCTGAACGCAAAGATCGGCGGCGAAGGCAGCGACGAATTCAAACGTACGTTGCATAAGACAGTGAAGAAAGTAACGGAGGATCTTGAAGCTCTACGTTTCAATACGGCGATTAGCCAGTTGATGATCTTCATCAACGAAGCTTATAAAGTGGATAGTATACCGAAAGAAGCAGCTGAGAACTTTGTACAAATGCTGTCTCCACTTGCACCGCATATTGCAGAGGAATTGTGGGAGCGTCTTGGTAATTCCGAAGGCATTAGCTATGTATCGTGGCCAACTTATGATGAAGCTTGGACTGTAGATGCTGAAGTAGAGATCGTTGTACAGGTAAACGGGAAGATCGTGGATCGTGCAAAGATCTCCAAAGATCTTGACCAAGCAGCTATGCAAGAACACAGCATGAGCCTGCCTAACGTGAAACAGGCTATTGAAGGCAAGACGGTCCGTAAAGTGATTGCGGTTCCGGGCAAGCTTGTCAATATCGTAGTCGGATAATTCAATATTGCAGACAGACAAGGACTGGGAAGGCCGGCCGAACCCGGCGGTCTTCCCTCTTTTTTTACACTTTTAGAGGTAATATGTAGTAAATAGTAGAGTCACCGTTCGTTTTGGATTTCACTGAACAATTTGTCTAATTTATCGAGATCTTCATTATATTTCTGATGTGTAGCGTCGATAAGTCTGGAGAACACGTCCTGTAGCCCTGAATCTAGAATCTCAATGCCTTTGGCGGTGATTCCGCCCGGCACGGAGACACGCCGCTGGAGCTCTTCCGGGGACAGTCCGCCTTCTGTAAGCAGCTTACCGGTACCGAGCAGCATTTGCGACCCCAGATACAAGGCATCAGCTCTGTCAATTCCCGTCATCTCGGTCGCAGTCTCGGCCCAACGCTGTAGGATGAATGCGATAAAGGCTGGGCCGCAGCTTGAGATATCAGAGGCGATCCGGGTTTGTTCCTCCTTAATGATTAATGGTGTGCTGATCGATGACATGAGTTGCTCCAGCAAGAGACGGTCCTCCGGCTGGATGCGCGAACCATATATGCAGAGCGAGGCTCCGCTTTGCACCGAATGTGTAATGCTGGGTATGATTTTTGCTATACGCGATGGAACGGACTGCTCCAGCATTTCAATCTGAACAGGGCTCGTAATGGATACGATAATTTGTCTATCCGTCAGCACATCCCTAATCTCCGATAGGACGCCCGGGAAATCCAGCGGCTTCACACATAGGAATATAATTTGGCTCTCACGCGCGGCTTCGACATTACTGTCAACGATGCGTATTCCGGGATGGCGTCCTGCAATCCGCTCCGCCTTATGCGGGGAACGATTGCTAATGCAGATGAAGCTTTGATGTAGTGCACCGGAGCGTAGAAATGCGTCGATTAACAGGCTGCCCATAGACCCAGTTCCGATGAAAGCCACTTTCATCCCGTTTCCTCCTTTCGTGCAAATATGCAGTGTTTTTATATATGTATGCATCTTGATTGGATCTTCATGACCTAAACGGCACAGATTCTTTTGAGATTGGAGTGTTATATGATGAATAAAGGGTATGTTATCACCTCGATTTGCTCCGCGCTTGCGGGAGCTGTATTGATGCTTCTTGCTTTAGGAGGCAGCCATGCCTCAGGGATCGAAGGCTGGACCCCAGTGAATCGTGAGGTAGCGCTAACTCTGCAGGATCAGGCGGCTCATATGAATGATGCCTCCTCAGATAGGTCGGCTCTGACTGCAACGGCGCCGCAAAAAACAGAGACACAGGCTCAAGGACAGGCGGATCAGGTTTCGCTTGATGCGGATACGGCTGTTCCGGCCAATAATAAAGGGAACGCTGAGCCAAATGCTACGGGCACGGGTTCATCGGATACACAGGCTAAGAGCGAAAGTACACCACCAGCAGAAGCCCAAGGCCAGAGTGGCTTGATTAATATCAATACGGCCGGAGCGACAGAGCTTCAGGAGGTCCCTGGAATCGGTGAGAAGAAGGCGCAGGCGATCATTCTTTTTCGCAATGAGAATGGCCCCTTCCAATCGGTAGAGGATTTAACGAAGGTCAAAGGAATCGGCGCAAAAATGCTTGAAAAAATGAGGCCCTTTATAGGGCTGAGATAGGAGATTGCGAACAATGAATCATGATCAACGTAAAGATTGGGATACGTATTTCATGGATATCGCCTATATGGTGTCGACGCGTTCCCGCTGCGATCGTCGCCATGTTGGGGCTGTGCTCGTGCAAGGTAAGAAGCTGCTCGGAACAGCATATAACGGAGCGCCATCCGGTGTTCCGGATTGTTCGGAAGCAGGCTGCATGATCTCCGAGGAATACGAATTGGTCATTCAGGACGGTAAAGAGACTATGGTCAAAAAACAGCGTTGTATCCGTACAATTCATGCGGAACAGAATCTGCTGTTGTTCACCGACCGAATTGATCGCGAAGGCTCGAGCGTATACGTAACAGATGAACCGTGCTGGACCTGTGCGAACATGCTCGCGAACAGCGGGATTACAGAGATCGTCTTCCATCGCCCGTATCCGAAGGATACGGACAAAGTCAGGGCCATGCTGGAGCAGGTAGGCATCCGGTTCCGTAGACTGGACACTTACCAGCCACCGCAAGAGACGATAACTGCAGTAGAGAACTAAGAGAACAGCTTCAAAGATCAAAGTTCAATATATAACAAGATGAAGGAAGAACCTCATCTGCTCAGGCAGGTGGGGTTCTTTGTCGTTCATAATGTTGTTCAAAAAACTACCTCTAACAGGAACAATGATAGCTGGCTTCTAATCAATTAGAAATTAGGGGAGGGTAAAAATCGTGAAAAGCAGACCATTGGCAATGGTCGTTTGCTGCTGGATTGCCGGGAGCGGGAGTGCAGTCTTATGGCATGGAACCTCGTTATGGCTAACTTGGGGCGGGCTGACCCTACTAATCCCCCTGCTTGGGATCGTACTAAGATATCGGCCAAGACAGATGGTTCTGTTATGGCTTGTTTTTTCGCTTGGGGCTATATATTGGCAAATCAATGATGGGAGAAATGTAAGTAAGATTAGCACTGCGCTTGCTGCAGAAGTTATAACTTCAGATACCGTTATGGTTAAAGCAAGTGGAATGATCGTCTCCGCGGTAGAAGTCAATGGGGATCGGGCAGCATTTACAGCGGCTCTGCAGAGTATAGAACCTTCGCAAGTTCCAGGCGAAAACACAGCTCCAGGTATACATGGGATTGACACCGCCGGTGAGCGGGTTGCCGTACAGATCAAGCTGTCTAAGCAGGAAGAGCAGGCTGTTGCTGCAGCTTGGACCCGAGGGCAGAAGATCACGCTGCAGGGTAGTTTGGAACAGCCAAGCGTAGCGCGTAACTTCGATGGATTCGACTACGGGAAATACTTACGAACACAGCGTATTCATTGGATTTTCAAAGCCGCAGGTGCTTCCGCGGTGGAGGCAACATCCGGCGGTTTCAGTGGGGCGGCTCTACTGGGTGAGGTAGATAAGCTGCGACAGCGTATTGGAAGCCGGGTTGAGCAATTATTCCCGGGGTGGCAAGCGGGCTATATGAAGGGGCTTCTCATCGGACTCGCTGATGAGCTGGAACCGGATAAATATACTCAGTTCACCCAGCTTGGTCTGACGCATATTCTGGCGATATCAGGCAGTCACGTAGCGATTAATGTCGGTCTGCTCTTTGGCTTGCTTCGTCTCTGCAGAGTCACCCGCGAGACCTCAATCTTGATCGTGCTTTGCTTCGTACCGATTTATGTACTTCTGACAGGCTTCTCACCTTCAGTAATCCGTTCCGGCATTATGACGATACTCGGTTTATATTTGCTGCGGCAGCGCAGGCTGAAGGATGGGCTGAATGTACTGTCAGCAGCAGCGCTGCTCATGCTGTTATGGGAGCCGAACTTTTTGCTAAATGTCAGCTTTCAGCTGTCGTTTGCCGTTACTGCCGGATTGATTATTTTCGTACCGCAGATACTTCCGTTGCTTGGCTGGCTGCCGCCCAAAATTCGCGGCACCGTCGCGATTACGGTAGCTGCGGAGATCGTCTCTTTTCCTTTGACGATCTTTTATTTCAATCAACTCTCACTACTCTCTCTAGCTGCGAATCTACTAATCGTCCCCGTTATCGGGCTTGTCGCTTTACCTCTTGGCACGACTTCATTGCTGTTCAGCTGGATTTGGCTCAGGCTAGGTACTTGGATCGCCTATCCGGTCATTCTCGTGAATAAAGTAACTTTTCAGGCTACGGAATGGCTTACTAGTCATAGCGGCTTCATGACTTATTGGAAATCGCCGAGCCTCCTATGGATCGCCAGCTACTACTCGGTCATTTACGGTTTGCTGCTGTTGAGCAAGAGGGTGGTGACGCAGCGCTCCATTCAGGCTGTCACGGATGATACTGTTCCGTTGCCGGATCGTCCGGTCCACTCTACAGCCAAGAGCCACTACAGCTTTGCGGGAGATAGCTTCAAGCGCTACGCGACGATGCTCTTGCTGGCGATCAGTCTCATTGCCATGCTTATCTACGGTTACCGTCCGCTCAACCCCCATGGCATTGGTCATGTACAATTCATTGATGTTGGACAAGGCGACTGTACACTGATCACGACGCCATCAGGGATTAATATACTGGTGGATGGGGGCGGTACCGTCTCTTTTCGTAAGCCGGGAGAGGGATGGCGCGATCGGCGGGAACCGTTCGAAGTTGGAGCGAAGACGGTTGTTCCATTGCTGAAGAAGCGTGGAATCCATCGCCTGGACATCGTCATAGCCACGCATGGCGATCAGGATCATATCGGGGGCCTACAAGCAGTCGTTGAGCAATTCCCGATCGGCGCTCTGTTGTTCAACGGCAGTTTCTCCGAATCGGCGACTTTGGCTAAGCTAATGCAGACAGCAGTGGATAAGAGAATCTCTATTTATGCGGTCTCAAGAGGCATGATCCTCAGTCCGGACTCCGCAACGAGACTTGAATTTATGGCCCCTCTCCTGCATGGACATGAAGGGGATCAGACGGATTCAGCAATACCGTATATTAAGGAACAAAATGCCGAGTCTGTCGTATTTCGACTG
The window above is part of the Paenibacillus lutimineralis genome. Proteins encoded here:
- the comER gene encoding late competence protein ComER, with product MKVAFIGTGSMGSLLIDAFLRSGALHQSFICISNRSPHKAERIAGRHPGIRIVDSNVEAARESQIIFLCVKPLDFPGVLSEIRDVLTDRQIIVSITSPVQIEMLEQSVPSRIAKIIPSITHSVQSGASLCIYGSRIQPEDRLLLEQLMSSISTPLIIKEEQTRIASDISSCGPAFIAFILQRWAETATEMTGIDRADALYLGSQMLLGTGKLLTEGGLSPEELQRRVSVPGGITAKGIEILDSGLQDVFSRLIDATHQKYNEDLDKLDKLFSEIQNER
- a CDS encoding ComEA family DNA-binding protein encodes the protein MNKGYVITSICSALAGAVLMLLALGGSHASGIEGWTPVNREVALTLQDQAAHMNDASSDRSALTATAPQKTETQAQGQADQVSLDADTAVPANNKGNAEPNATGTGSSDTQAKSESTPPAEAQGQSGLININTAGATELQEVPGIGEKKAQAIILFRNENGPFQSVEDLTKVKGIGAKMLEKMRPFIGLR
- a CDS encoding deoxycytidylate deaminase yields the protein MNHDQRKDWDTYFMDIAYMVSTRSRCDRRHVGAVLVQGKKLLGTAYNGAPSGVPDCSEAGCMISEEYELVIQDGKETMVKKQRCIRTIHAEQNLLLFTDRIDREGSSVYVTDEPCWTCANMLANSGITEIVFHRPYPKDTDKVRAMLEQVGIRFRRLDTYQPPQETITAVEN
- a CDS encoding ComEC/Rec2 family competence protein; amino-acid sequence: MKSRPLAMVVCCWIAGSGSAVLWHGTSLWLTWGGLTLLIPLLGIVLRYRPRQMVLLWLVFSLGAIYWQINDGRNVSKISTALAAEVITSDTVMVKASGMIVSAVEVNGDRAAFTAALQSIEPSQVPGENTAPGIHGIDTAGERVAVQIKLSKQEEQAVAAAWTRGQKITLQGSLEQPSVARNFDGFDYGKYLRTQRIHWIFKAAGASAVEATSGGFSGAALLGEVDKLRQRIGSRVEQLFPGWQAGYMKGLLIGLADELEPDKYTQFTQLGLTHILAISGSHVAINVGLLFGLLRLCRVTRETSILIVLCFVPIYVLLTGFSPSVIRSGIMTILGLYLLRQRRLKDGLNVLSAAALLMLLWEPNFLLNVSFQLSFAVTAGLIIFVPQILPLLGWLPPKIRGTVAITVAAEIVSFPLTIFYFNQLSLLSLAANLLIVPVIGLVALPLGTTSLLFSWIWLRLGTWIAYPVILVNKVTFQATEWLTSHSGFMTYWKSPSLLWIASYYSVIYGLLLLSKRVVTQRSIQAVTDDTVPLPDRPVHSTAKSHYSFAGDSFKRYATMLLLAISLIAMLIYGYRPLNPHGIGHVQFIDVGQGDCTLITTPSGINILVDGGGTVSFRKPGEGWRDRREPFEVGAKTVVPLLKKRGIHRLDIVIATHGDQDHIGGLQAVVEQFPIGALLFNGSFSESATLAKLMQTAVDKRISIYAVSRGMILSPDSATRLEFMAPLLHGHEGDQTDSAIPYIKEQNAESVVFRLEMGGASFLFTGDTDEGTERKMMALEHQDSTEGAVKDLRPIDMLKVAHHGSKTSTSALWVRRYQPTASVISAGVGNTYGHPNAGVVERLTQSGSMIFRTDLQGEVQVKVHQGLIQSRYKNKSSE